Proteins from a genomic interval of Pelagibaculum spongiae:
- a CDS encoding oxygenase MpaB family protein encodes MSAVNKKLPANIIEYFGLAVHNQQALKIIKKARQTVTSAFNDHPYNFYRKQQPEQPLRPAPAVSASYSSLYEGYRQMLFSDTGYWMKTSSAAFRPWKKRIDQWVDAEWEGDWVGDQLALWVKKQKDGSGRRLFEQALENGIDSVDQPPEIMKEFFEQVDATPKLFDLEKAQKGADLLADMSPAIHYMANTSLIWVSSSIGPVSRMVGATGRFFDVENSLSRFVETSSYVVGDVSSADVFQRFSKSLKTGVRVRLMHSQIRNQVIKVENQPDIMDFDQRGHPMSMRISTTGGMMFSLFCLWFSASLGARYSREDYESCCELARVISYINGIDYHLLPKDLDECCLYIDHSLSMCEGVTPFTEQLNQAFYFGIPQLLAKRQRSKLMQKLAPLPQGFLNGINQWAYGDEIFELMPGMPKQAWWSMPLFSIIKQVRGLYLLIDRNIPGHSLRQQRRRIKHRAFSNKKFVWLVAKLMKRDGSDEVKMTYDSHDHSTAKDLKSANS; translated from the coding sequence TTGTCTGCAGTAAACAAAAAATTGCCTGCCAATATCATAGAATACTTTGGCTTGGCAGTGCACAATCAGCAAGCGCTTAAAATAATAAAAAAGGCTCGCCAAACTGTGACTTCAGCATTTAACGATCATCCATATAATTTCTATCGCAAGCAACAACCCGAACAGCCGTTGCGACCGGCACCTGCCGTGAGCGCTAGTTATAGCTCGCTTTATGAAGGTTATCGGCAAATGCTATTTTCCGATACCGGCTATTGGATGAAAACGTCTTCAGCGGCATTTCGACCCTGGAAAAAGCGCATAGATCAGTGGGTGGATGCTGAATGGGAAGGCGATTGGGTGGGCGATCAGCTAGCTTTGTGGGTGAAAAAACAAAAGGATGGTTCTGGCCGACGTCTATTTGAGCAGGCGCTGGAAAATGGTATCGACAGTGTCGATCAGCCGCCGGAAATTATGAAAGAATTTTTCGAGCAGGTTGATGCAACGCCGAAATTATTTGATCTAGAAAAAGCTCAAAAAGGTGCTGATTTACTCGCTGATATGTCGCCAGCCATTCATTACATGGCGAATACCAGCTTGATATGGGTATCTTCTTCAATCGGGCCTGTGTCGCGAATGGTCGGTGCAACCGGACGATTTTTTGATGTTGAAAATTCCCTAAGTCGATTTGTTGAAACCAGTTCTTATGTTGTTGGTGATGTTTCATCGGCTGATGTATTTCAGAGGTTTAGTAAAAGCCTTAAGACCGGTGTCAGAGTGCGTTTAATGCATTCACAAATTCGTAATCAGGTGATCAAGGTTGAGAATCAGCCAGACATTATGGATTTTGATCAGCGCGGACATCCCATGTCGATGCGTATCTCTACTACTGGCGGCATGATGTTCAGCCTATTTTGCCTTTGGTTTAGCGCTTCGCTGGGTGCCCGCTATAGCCGAGAAGACTATGAAAGCTGTTGTGAGCTAGCGAGGGTGATTTCTTATATTAATGGCATTGATTACCACTTATTGCCGAAAGACTTAGATGAATGTTGCTTGTACATTGATCATTCTTTGTCGATGTGTGAAGGGGTTACGCCATTTACTGAGCAACTGAACCAGGCTTTCTATTTCGGCATTCCGCAGTTGCTAGCGAAAAGGCAGCGATCAAAATTAATGCAAAAATTAGCACCTTTGCCCCAAGGTTTTTTGAATGGCATTAACCAGTGGGCTTATGGAGACGAGATTTTTGAGTTAATGCCGGGTATGCCAAAGCAGGCTTGGTGGTCAATGCCGTTATTTAGCATCATCAAACAAGTGAGAGGTTTGTATTTGTTGATTGATCGAAATATTCCCGGTCACTCACTTCGCCAACAGCGCCGTAGAATAAAACATAGAGCGTTTTCTAATAAAAAGTTTGTCTGGTTGGTTGCAAAACTGATGAAACGTGATGGCAGCGATGAAGTAAAAATGACCTACGATAGTCATGATCATTCGACAGCTAAAGATTTAAAATCAGCTAACAGTTAA
- the acs gene encoding acetate--CoA ligase encodes MIDSQIAAPATLNPTNTGSTHSRLDEAKYREMYQQSVINPDGFWREHGQRLDWYAPYSQVKSVSFDEHFVDIKWYQDGTLNASYNCLDRHLETRADQVAIYWEGDDERESKAVTYRELHERVSRLANALKGQGVRQGEVVTIYMPMIVEATIAMLACARIGAVHSVVFGGFSPDALAGRIIDCESKVVITADEGMRGGKAVPLKENVDEALTHPQLKTVEKVIVYRRTGNQINWHHHRDVWWHELERISSPHCQPREMNAEDPLFILYTSGSTGKPKGVVHTTGGYMVYASMTHDYVFDYREGEVYWCNADVGWITGHSYIVYGPLANGATQVMYEGVPNYPDVSRLCKIVDKYKVNILYTAPTVIRSLMAAGDESISSTSRESLRLLGSVGEPINPEAWNWYHDKIGLGKCDIVDTWWQTETGGIMITPMPGVTQLKPGSATRPFFGVIPALVDNLGNLIDGPAEGNLVLLDSWPGQSRTLYGDHDRFVQTYFTHFRGMYFTGDGAKRDEDGYFWITGRVDDVLNVSGHRMGTAEIESALVAHPDVAEAAVVGVPHDIKGQGIYVYITLTNGKEWSTADTPTEMRNWVRHEIGPIATPDVIQHAPGLPKTRSGKIMRRILRKIATDEIDTLGDISTLADPSVVEQLIEGRKQLTNG; translated from the coding sequence ATGATTGATAGTCAGATTGCTGCACCAGCCACCTTAAACCCGACCAATACGGGATCCACTCACAGTCGACTGGATGAAGCCAAGTATCGTGAAATGTATCAGCAGTCGGTTATCAATCCCGACGGATTCTGGCGCGAGCATGGCCAGCGACTAGACTGGTACGCCCCTTATTCTCAGGTGAAAAGTGTTTCATTCGATGAACACTTTGTAGACATTAAATGGTATCAAGACGGCACTTTGAACGCGTCTTACAACTGCCTTGACCGTCACCTTGAAACGCGTGCCGACCAAGTTGCGATTTATTGGGAAGGCGATGACGAGCGTGAGTCAAAAGCTGTTACCTACCGTGAACTCCATGAAAGAGTCAGCCGCCTAGCCAACGCTCTAAAAGGCCAAGGTGTTAGACAAGGTGAAGTCGTCACCATCTACATGCCAATGATTGTAGAAGCGACCATCGCCATGCTGGCTTGCGCCCGAATTGGTGCAGTTCACTCGGTAGTATTTGGCGGTTTTTCTCCCGACGCTTTAGCCGGTCGAATTATCGATTGTGAATCCAAAGTTGTTATTACTGCCGATGAAGGCATGCGTGGCGGCAAAGCGGTTCCTTTAAAAGAAAATGTTGATGAAGCGCTAACGCACCCTCAACTAAAAACCGTTGAAAAAGTTATTGTTTATCGCCGTACCGGCAACCAAATAAATTGGCATCATCATCGCGATGTTTGGTGGCATGAGCTGGAGCGCATTTCCTCTCCCCATTGCCAACCACGCGAGATGAATGCAGAAGATCCGCTGTTTATTCTTTATACCTCTGGCTCAACCGGTAAGCCTAAGGGCGTGGTTCATACCACCGGTGGCTACATGGTTTATGCATCGATGACCCACGACTATGTCTTCGATTATCGGGAAGGCGAAGTCTATTGGTGTAATGCCGATGTTGGCTGGATTACCGGTCACTCTTACATCGTGTATGGACCGCTAGCTAATGGCGCAACCCAGGTGATGTATGAAGGGGTACCTAACTATCCTGACGTTTCTCGACTGTGCAAGATTGTCGATAAATACAAAGTTAATATTCTTTATACCGCGCCAACGGTCATCAGAAGCCTAATGGCCGCGGGTGATGAATCAATTTCCAGCACTAGCCGTGAAAGTCTGCGTTTGCTGGGTTCGGTGGGTGAACCCATCAATCCAGAAGCTTGGAATTGGTACCATGATAAAATTGGTCTTGGTAAATGCGACATTGTTGACACTTGGTGGCAAACCGAAACTGGCGGCATAATGATCACGCCGATGCCTGGCGTAACTCAGCTAAAACCTGGTTCAGCAACTCGCCCTTTCTTTGGTGTTATTCCGGCCTTGGTCGATAATTTGGGCAACCTAATCGATGGCCCAGCAGAAGGTAATTTAGTACTGCTCGATAGCTGGCCGGGTCAATCAAGAACGCTTTACGGTGATCATGACCGATTTGTCCAAACCTACTTCACTCATTTCCGGGGCATGTATTTCACCGGAGACGGTGCAAAACGTGATGAAGATGGTTACTTCTGGATTACCGGTCGAGTAGATGACGTTCTCAACGTATCTGGCCACCGTATGGGTACCGCAGAAATTGAATCTGCATTGGTCGCCCACCCAGATGTAGCAGAAGCCGCTGTTGTCGGCGTACCACACGATATTAAAGGTCAGGGTATTTACGTTTACATCACCCTTACCAACGGTAAGGAGTGGTCAACCGCAGATACACCGACAGAAATGCGCAACTGGGTGCGCCACGAAATTGGCCCAATTGCTACACCTGATGTGATTCAACATGCACCAGGATTACCAAAAACTCGATCGGGTAAAATTATGCGACGTATTCTGCGCAAAATTGCTACCGATGAAATCGATACACTTGGCGATATCTCGACATTGGCAGACCCTTCAGTTGTTGAACAATTAATTGAAGGTCGAAAGCAGCTAACCAATGGCTAA
- a CDS encoding GGDEF domain-containing response regulator → MEEPRQSKILIVEDEQTNALITRRLVKNLGHIDQVATNGYEAIGMATAELPDLILMDIMMPDIDGIEVTRQLKRRPEFFNVPVIMVTGASDAKLLKEAFDAGATDYVTKGSNPIELTTRLNSALQLKYEVEQRMLRESQLEEAINRLEQLSLLDQLTGIGNRRYFDDLYDRQWRAAKRKHCSIAVVMLDVDDFKRYNDTLGHPAGDECLKKVANALNKEMRRPSDSVSRYGGEEFVAILFDTDARGALEVAERMRKAIHKMKLHHPGSRVCDFVTLSGGIACVIPDGDLTQKQLLESADKALYQAKENGRDRFSVSAQITA, encoded by the coding sequence ATGGAAGAGCCAAGACAGTCAAAAATTCTGATTGTTGAAGACGAACAAACCAATGCATTGATTACTCGTCGTCTGGTGAAAAATCTTGGTCATATTGATCAAGTGGCAACTAACGGCTATGAAGCAATCGGTATGGCAACCGCAGAATTACCGGATTTAATTCTGATGGATATTATGATGCCAGATATTGACGGTATTGAAGTGACCCGACAATTAAAGCGCCGTCCAGAATTTTTTAATGTTCCGGTTATCATGGTAACCGGAGCAAGTGATGCAAAATTATTAAAAGAAGCATTTGATGCTGGAGCTACCGATTATGTCACCAAAGGTAGTAATCCGATAGAATTGACCACGCGATTAAACTCAGCGCTGCAATTAAAGTATGAAGTTGAACAAAGAATGCTGCGTGAAAGCCAGTTGGAAGAAGCAATTAATCGGTTGGAGCAATTGTCATTACTCGATCAGTTAACTGGCATTGGTAATCGGCGTTACTTCGATGATTTGTATGATCGCCAGTGGCGTGCTGCGAAACGTAAGCATTGTTCGATTGCCGTAGTGATGCTCGATGTTGATGATTTTAAACGCTATAACGATACGCTTGGTCATCCAGCTGGTGATGAATGTTTAAAGAAGGTAGCAAATGCTTTAAATAAGGAAATGCGCCGTCCTTCTGATTCAGTCAGCCGTTATGGCGGTGAAGAGTTTGTTGCCATTTTATTTGATACCGATGCGCGAGGCGCTTTAGAAGTAGCCGAGCGGATGCGTAAAGCAATACATAAAATGAAGCTGCATCACCCAGGTTCTCGGGTTTGTGACTTCGTAACGCTCAGTGGTGGCATCGCCTGTGTTATTCCCGATGGCGATTTAACTCAAAAGCAATTGTTAGAATCTGCTGATAAAGCTTTGTATCAAGCCAAAGAGAATGGAAGAGATCGATTTAGTGTTTCAGCGCAAATTACTGCCTGA
- a CDS encoding flavin-containing monooxygenase, with protein MSIAHLKGTSNPKIIIIGSGFAGIGMAIRLKQSGINQFILLEKASSVGGTWRDNHYPGAACDVQSHLYSFSFEAKPDWSHMFGKQSEILSYIEHCVEKYQLAPHLRFGCEISGAEYDQANGLWNIQTKDGQLFSANEIISASGGLSQPTLPNILGIEKYQKESFHSSRWNHNFSVENKTISVIGTGASAIQFVPELLKQGAKVKLFQRTPPWILPKPDRKIGKFEQNIYKKLPILQNIFRQSIFWKLEARATGMVNFPWILKIGQKLAKRHLKKIVKDPVLCEKLTPNYTIGCKRILLSNNYLQAMQHPNLELITDAVTEITEQGVSTANAEHSCDAIIYGTGFSAAENCIPFPVTGKNQQTLSDYWKSINGAEAYKGISVNGFPNWSFIVGPNTLLGHSSIILMIEPQVEHILRLIKERRIRNLKSIEVSESAQQEWNKIIRKRSEKTVWQSGGCQSWYLTKDGKNTTLWPGFTFEFKKALLANDISNYQLEEYTASSATADEQIA; from the coding sequence ATGAGCATTGCCCATTTGAAAGGCACATCCAATCCTAAAATAATTATTATTGGTAGTGGCTTTGCAGGCATCGGCATGGCAATCCGCCTCAAGCAATCTGGCATTAATCAGTTCATTCTTCTAGAAAAAGCATCCTCTGTTGGCGGCACTTGGCGCGACAATCATTACCCTGGCGCAGCTTGTGATGTTCAATCACACCTCTATTCATTTTCTTTTGAAGCAAAGCCAGACTGGTCACACATGTTTGGCAAGCAATCAGAAATATTAAGTTACATTGAGCACTGCGTAGAAAAGTACCAACTAGCACCACACCTTAGATTTGGCTGTGAGATAAGCGGCGCCGAATATGATCAAGCCAATGGACTGTGGAATATTCAAACTAAGGATGGTCAGCTGTTTTCTGCCAATGAAATTATTTCAGCTTCTGGCGGGCTAAGCCAACCAACGCTTCCTAATATTCTTGGCATTGAAAAATATCAAAAAGAATCATTTCATTCTTCTCGTTGGAACCATAATTTCTCAGTCGAAAATAAAACAATTTCTGTTATTGGTACCGGTGCCAGCGCGATTCAATTTGTGCCTGAATTATTAAAGCAAGGAGCAAAAGTTAAGCTATTTCAAAGAACACCACCATGGATTTTGCCTAAACCTGACCGAAAGATTGGAAAGTTTGAACAAAACATTTATAAAAAACTACCTATTTTACAAAACATTTTTCGCCAATCAATATTCTGGAAGTTAGAAGCTCGAGCAACCGGCATGGTCAACTTTCCATGGATATTAAAAATTGGACAGAAATTAGCAAAGCGTCATTTAAAGAAAATCGTTAAAGATCCGGTGCTATGTGAAAAACTTACACCAAATTACACCATCGGCTGCAAACGCATTTTGTTATCAAACAACTACCTTCAGGCAATGCAACATCCGAATTTAGAATTAATTACCGATGCTGTAACTGAAATAACAGAGCAAGGTGTATCAACGGCCAATGCAGAGCACTCTTGTGATGCAATTATCTACGGCACCGGCTTTAGCGCTGCAGAAAACTGCATTCCATTTCCGGTCACCGGTAAAAATCAGCAAACCCTATCTGATTATTGGAAATCAATTAATGGTGCTGAAGCATACAAGGGCATCTCGGTCAATGGCTTTCCAAACTGGTCATTTATTGTTGGACCGAATACTCTACTGGGGCACAGTTCAATTATCCTAATGATTGAACCGCAGGTAGAACATATTCTTCGGTTAATTAAAGAACGTCGCATCAGAAACCTTAAATCGATCGAAGTATCTGAGTCTGCCCAGCAAGAATGGAATAAAATTATCCGCAAGAGATCAGAAAAAACAGTTTGGCAATCTGGCGGCTGTCAAAGCTGGTATCTAACTAAAGATGGAAAAAACACTACCTTATGGCCCGGCTTTACTTTTGAATTTAAAAAGGCATTGTTAGCTAATGATATAAGCAATTATCAACTAGAAGAATACACTGCGAGCTCCGCTACAGCAGATGAACAAATCGCCTAA
- a CDS encoding M14 family zinc carboxypeptidase, which translates to MLKKHSLCRIKPIASSILAILGISSSLLFSPLAQAENIQELIEQEVAQSDSIVKAVFPSQDIARKASITFHSQLLESHLEQGYLVMDLSPEDQQKLVQFGFSFTPAVAYIEQRNQRLGALALQQFNPLGSGNAPFAAINAVAQSIPGYSCYETVEESFAAAAQMESDYPNLASWIDVGDSWKKQQGLGGHDIRVLKLTNTQTSGDKPVLFINSAIHAREYTTAALTLDFARQLVEGYGENADITWVLDNHQVHIMLQTNPDGRKKAETGISWRKNTNQNFCSPTSNKRGVDLNRNFTHGWNSANGSSGSQCNDTYRGPTPASEPETQAIESYVRSLWPDRRGPNDNDAAPADTQGIHLDVHSYSELILWPWGHSNTPAPNGDALQALGRRFAWFNNYTPQQSIGLYPTDGTSDGVSYGELGVPAYTFELGTAFFQSCSVYQNTIKPKNLPALLYAAKVVRAPYITPSGPDVSNIALTNNAATGGVPAGSAVTVTAQITDTRFNQNNGTETTHNISAAEYYLDIPPWKSGATANALTATDGGFNQKTEVASATINTSGLSDGKHMVYLRAKDASGIWGPISASFLVIGEDTNPPAVEYCAAQGNNSNEEWISQVAIGSFNQSSNASGYSDFTEQNGGSVVSLAKGDHSVSLTPSFSGSSYNEGWKVWIDFNQDGDFDDAGETVFAAAPSKSAASGQITIPATANEGKTAMRVAMRYNQQPSSCGSFNYGEVEDYTVEITAGDSGGNNQLIYENQQSQSIPDQGSITSSINVAANAPLASSAEISVTLNHSYHGDLKINLSKGGQTLLVKNNDSNDGLSGNKTYSATLSTSQFSSFSGDWSLQVQDVYNQDTGSLQQWQIRLIP; encoded by the coding sequence ATGCTAAAAAAGCACAGTTTGTGCCGAATCAAACCCATTGCATCGAGTATTCTGGCAATATTAGGCATCAGTAGCAGTTTGTTATTTTCGCCGTTGGCCCAGGCAGAAAATATACAAGAGTTGATCGAACAGGAAGTTGCCCAGTCAGATTCTATTGTTAAAGCGGTATTTCCTTCTCAGGATATCGCCCGTAAAGCCTCAATCACCTTTCACTCACAGTTATTAGAAAGCCATCTAGAACAAGGTTATCTGGTAATGGATCTATCGCCAGAAGATCAGCAAAAGCTGGTGCAATTTGGTTTCAGTTTTACGCCTGCAGTTGCCTATATCGAGCAACGCAACCAGCGTTTGGGCGCATTAGCGCTGCAACAATTTAATCCACTGGGCTCGGGCAATGCTCCTTTTGCTGCAATCAATGCTGTGGCACAGAGCATCCCGGGTTACAGCTGTTATGAAACGGTCGAAGAGTCCTTTGCCGCAGCGGCTCAAATGGAGTCAGATTATCCGAATCTGGCATCATGGATCGATGTGGGCGATTCATGGAAAAAACAGCAAGGTTTAGGCGGCCATGATATTCGGGTGTTAAAGCTGACCAATACACAAACCTCCGGTGATAAACCAGTGTTGTTTATTAATAGTGCGATTCATGCCCGTGAATATACCACCGCAGCATTAACCCTCGATTTTGCGCGTCAGCTGGTCGAAGGCTATGGTGAAAATGCCGATATCACCTGGGTTTTAGATAACCACCAAGTGCATATTATGTTGCAGACCAATCCAGATGGTCGCAAAAAAGCAGAAACAGGTATTTCATGGCGTAAAAATACCAATCAGAATTTCTGTAGCCCAACCAGTAATAAACGCGGTGTCGATTTAAACCGTAACTTTACCCATGGTTGGAATAGCGCCAATGGTTCTAGCGGTTCCCAGTGTAATGATACCTACCGTGGGCCAACTCCAGCATCTGAGCCAGAAACTCAGGCAATAGAAAGTTATGTGCGTAGCTTGTGGCCAGATCGTCGTGGCCCGAATGATAATGACGCGGCACCGGCAGATACCCAAGGTATTCACCTCGATGTTCATAGTTATAGTGAGTTAATACTTTGGCCGTGGGGACATAGCAATACACCGGCACCTAATGGTGATGCATTACAAGCACTGGGGCGCCGCTTTGCCTGGTTTAATAATTACACGCCACAGCAGTCTATTGGCTTATATCCAACCGATGGCACTAGCGATGGTGTCAGTTATGGCGAGCTGGGTGTACCGGCATATACCTTTGAATTAGGTACCGCTTTTTTCCAGAGCTGCTCAGTTTATCAAAACACTATCAAGCCGAAGAATTTACCAGCACTGTTATACGCCGCCAAAGTAGTTCGTGCGCCTTACATTACGCCGTCTGGGCCAGATGTTTCGAACATTGCCTTAACTAATAACGCGGCGACTGGTGGTGTACCTGCTGGATCGGCGGTTACGGTAACAGCGCAAATTACCGATACCCGTTTTAATCAAAACAATGGAACTGAAACCACTCACAATATTTCTGCAGCTGAATATTATCTAGATATTCCGCCTTGGAAATCAGGTGCTACTGCCAATGCATTAACGGCAACTGACGGCGGCTTTAATCAAAAGACCGAAGTGGCTTCGGCAACAATTAATACCAGCGGTTTGTCTGATGGCAAGCATATGGTGTATTTGCGAGCGAAAGATGCTTCAGGTATTTGGGGGCCGATTTCTGCCAGTTTCCTTGTGATTGGAGAAGATACCAATCCACCGGCGGTTGAATACTGTGCGGCGCAAGGCAATAACAGTAATGAAGAATGGATTTCGCAAGTAGCGATTGGCAGTTTTAATCAATCATCTAATGCTTCGGGATATAGCGATTTTACTGAGCAAAATGGTGGTTCAGTGGTCAGCCTTGCCAAGGGTGATCATAGTGTTTCGCTAACACCGTCATTTTCGGGCTCTAGTTATAACGAAGGCTGGAAAGTCTGGATTGATTTCAACCAAGATGGTGATTTTGATGATGCAGGAGAAACTGTTTTTGCTGCAGCACCTTCTAAAAGTGCGGCATCTGGTCAAATCACTATTCCGGCAACCGCCAATGAAGGAAAAACCGCAATGCGGGTGGCCATGCGTTACAACCAGCAGCCTTCCAGTTGTGGCAGTTTTAACTATGGCGAAGTAGAAGATTACACGGTTGAAATTACCGCAGGAGATAGCGGTGGCAATAATCAGCTAATTTATGAAAACCAACAAAGCCAGTCAATTCCAGACCAGGGATCGATCACCAGTAGTATTAATGTTGCGGCAAATGCGCCTTTGGCTAGCAGCGCTGAAATTTCGGTAACTTTAAACCATAGCTACCACGGTGATCTGAAGATTAATCTGAGCAAAGGCGGCCAAACGTTACTGGTTAAAAACAACGATAGTAATGATGGTTTAAGTGGTAATAAAACCTACAGCGCTACGCTGTCTACTAGCCAGTTCTCAAGTTTTAGCGGTGATTGGAGCTTGCAGGTGCAAGACGTTTACAACCAAGACACTGGCTCGTTGCAACAGTGGCAGATTCGTTTGATTCCATAA
- a CDS encoding MBL fold metallo-hydrolase RNA specificity domain-containing protein, with amino-acid sequence MKVQFLGAVGTVTGSKYLISHENTRVLLDCGLYQGLKNYRQKNWAPLPVPASSINAVLLSHAHIDHSGYIPALVKQGFTGNILCSRGTSELCKILLPDSGYLQEEDARYANQRNFSRHKPALPLYTEADAHKSLKQFKPLPTHKWFDLGDGLKARFRPSGHILGACMIELNDGHRSLTFSGDLGRPDDLLMRPPEIVEDTDVLIIESTYGDRLHQKNDPFETIAELVKKTVHRGGILLMPAFAVGRAQAVLFILSQLIKQQRIPKIPIYLNSPMAISATEIFHKYHKSHRLDRSDYEAIDHVTRYIRSPEESKHLNQQTFPSVIISASGMASGGRVLHHLKSLLPDHKNTILLLGFQAPGTRGASLQAGAPQIKIHGNYFPVRAEVHCLDSLSAHADQAELLQWMKHFKRPPAQTFICHGESTAADTLRREITDQLGWNVKVPEYLDQADI; translated from the coding sequence ATGAAAGTGCAGTTTCTTGGTGCTGTAGGAACCGTGACTGGTTCAAAATATCTGATTTCCCATGAAAACACTCGGGTACTTCTCGATTGCGGGCTTTATCAAGGCCTGAAGAATTACCGGCAAAAAAACTGGGCACCTCTGCCCGTTCCAGCTTCATCGATTAATGCTGTGCTACTTAGCCATGCTCATATTGATCATTCCGGTTATATTCCAGCCTTGGTCAAACAAGGGTTCACCGGCAACATTCTTTGTTCTAGAGGCACCTCTGAGCTATGTAAAATTCTGCTGCCTGACTCTGGCTATCTACAAGAAGAAGACGCTCGCTATGCCAACCAACGAAATTTCAGTCGCCATAAGCCAGCTCTGCCCTTGTACACCGAAGCCGACGCACACAAATCACTCAAGCAATTTAAACCTTTGCCCACCCACAAATGGTTTGATCTGGGCGACGGCCTTAAAGCCAGATTCCGTCCATCAGGGCACATACTAGGCGCTTGCATGATTGAGCTGAATGATGGCCACCGGAGCCTCACCTTTAGTGGTGATTTGGGTCGGCCAGATGATTTATTAATGCGCCCGCCAGAAATCGTTGAAGATACCGATGTACTCATTATTGAATCAACCTATGGCGACCGCTTGCATCAAAAAAACGATCCCTTTGAGACGATTGCCGAGCTAGTTAAAAAAACCGTGCACCGCGGCGGTATTTTATTAATGCCGGCTTTTGCGGTAGGTCGAGCACAAGCGGTACTGTTTATCTTATCCCAGCTGATCAAACAGCAAAGAATCCCTAAGATACCTATTTATCTGAATAGCCCGATGGCGATTTCAGCGACTGAAATTTTTCATAAGTATCATAAGAGCCACCGGCTTGACCGTAGTGATTATGAAGCGATTGACCATGTCACCCGCTACATTCGATCTCCAGAAGAATCCAAGCACCTTAACCAGCAGACATTTCCATCGGTGATTATCTCTGCCAGCGGAATGGCTAGTGGTGGCAGGGTATTACACCATTTGAAATCTTTATTACCTGATCATAAAAATACCATTTTGTTACTGGGGTTCCAGGCGCCGGGCACTAGGGGGGCATCATTGCAAGCTGGCGCACCCCAAATAAAGATTCATGGTAATTATTTTCCTGTCAGAGCCGAGGTCCATTGTCTAGATAGCCTATCCGCCCATGCTGACCAAGCTGAGTTATTGCAGTGGATGAAGCATTTTAAACGACCTCCCGCTCAAACCTTTATTTGTCACGGAGAATCTACTGCTGCTGACACTTTAAGACGTGAAATCACTGATCAGCTAGGTTGGAATGTCAAGGTTCCCGAATACCTGGATCAAGCAGATATTTAA
- a CDS encoding alpha/beta fold hydrolase: MSQPQSVAETPASGFLDRGIAALGVQNIPVQQIIEKYATTETGSLFVEVAGVNVHYRDQGEGTVILLLHGILDSLHTWDYWVEAFGKGYRLVRLDYPGFGLTGGWADGEYSKERWLDFFGQFLEKIGVTEPIHIAGNSLGGGFAWQMAVNKPEKVKSIIMLDPVGYSETGTPWPITMASLPIAGSIMRLSTPPILFRFGIGQLFGDKNKIKPWHVQRYIDLSARQGNRSSYVDAFRYLTKMMKHQKEMLKKIPEIKIPVQLQWGDKDPWFLASIEIDMWKKDLPDLDLVVFQGVGHVPQLEVPELSAQSARRFIESQQ, from the coding sequence ATGTCGCAACCCCAGTCAGTAGCAGAAACTCCCGCTTCAGGTTTTTTAGATAGAGGTATTGCTGCATTAGGTGTGCAAAATATCCCAGTGCAACAAATTATTGAAAAATATGCCACAACAGAAACTGGTTCGTTATTTGTCGAGGTAGCAGGCGTCAATGTCCACTATCGTGATCAGGGTGAAGGAACCGTCATACTGCTGCTGCACGGTATTCTCGACTCATTACATACTTGGGATTATTGGGTAGAAGCTTTTGGTAAAGGCTATCGACTGGTAAGGCTCGACTACCCAGGCTTTGGGCTGACGGGTGGCTGGGCTGATGGTGAGTATTCTAAAGAGCGCTGGTTAGATTTCTTTGGACAGTTTCTAGAGAAAATCGGAGTAACTGAACCAATTCATATTGCTGGGAATTCTCTGGGCGGTGGTTTTGCTTGGCAAATGGCAGTCAATAAACCGGAAAAAGTAAAATCTATCATTATGCTAGATCCGGTAGGTTATTCAGAAACAGGGACGCCTTGGCCAATCACAATGGCATCACTGCCAATTGCCGGTTCCATTATGCGGCTTTCTACGCCCCCGATATTATTTCGTTTTGGCATTGGTCAGCTTTTTGGTGATAAAAATAAAATCAAGCCTTGGCATGTTCAACGCTACATCGATTTAAGTGCTCGCCAAGGCAATCGATCTTCATATGTTGATGCGTTTCGTTATTTAACTAAAATGATGAAACATCAAAAAGAAATGCTTAAGAAAATTCCTGAAATTAAAATACCGGTGCAATTACAATGGGGCGACAAAGACCCATGGTTTTTAGCCAGCATAGAAATTGATATGTGGAAAAAAGATTTGCCTGATCTGGATCTAGTAGTGTTTCAAGGTGTCGGTCATGTGCCACAACTGGAAGTGCCAGAGTTATCCGCCCAATCTGCTCGGCGATTTATTGAAAGCCAGCAATAA